From the Mesotoga prima MesG1.Ag.4.2 genome, the window CAGTAAAAGGAGCCGTAATACTCCTGGCAGTCATGGCGGAAAGAAACAATGATTAGGTATTTGTTTTAGGCCTTCAAGGCCAATTTTTGATAAGGAGGTACTGAAATGAAGAAACTACTTGTAATTACCGTTTTTCTGGTAGCAGCATCGGCGTTCCTTTTCGGAGCAACCTACAGAATTGGACTCTCTCTATCCACTCTCAATAATCCGTTCTTTGTAACGCTTAGGGACGGAGCCCTTCAGGCAGCGGCTGGTCTAGGAGTAGAAGTAATCGTGGCTGATGGCCGAGACAACCCTGCCAAGCAGTTAGGTGATATCGAAGACTTTGTGCAGCAGAAATTGGATCTAATAGTTATTAACCCGACTGACAGCGACGCGATTGTCACTGCTGTGGAGGAAGCTAATAAGGCTGGAATACCTGTGATAACAGTTGACAGAGGAGCCAGTGGCGGAATGGTGATTGCGCATATTGCTTCCGACAATGTTGCAGGCGGTATGATGGCCGGTGAGTACGTCGCAATGCTTCTCGGTGGAAAGGGTAACGTAGTTGAACTTGAAGGAATCGTTGGAACATCGGCTGCGCGAGATCGCGGAGAGGGCTTTGGTGCAGCTATTTCCAAATACCCGGACATCAAGATAGTTGCGAAACAGGTTGCAAACTTCAACAGAGCCGAAGGACTTGTGGTAATGGAGAACATCCTTCAGGCGAATCCCAATATCGATGCTGTTTTTGCTCACAATGACGAGATGGCTCTTGGAGCAATCGAAGCCATAAAAGCAGCCGGTCTTCTAGATAAGATCAAAGTCGTAGGCTTTGATGCCATTGACGATGCTGTTGCAGCGGTAAATGCCGGTGAAATGGCGGCTACTGTTGCCCAGCAACCATTTTTGATGGGTCAGCTGGCTGTCGTCAAAGCGTTCGAGTATCTGACTATCGGTACGATTTACATTCCTGTAGATCTACAGTTAGTAACGTCGAAGTAATAAGACGAGGAGGCCGGGGGGACGGGGATCTCCCTCCGGCTCTTTTAGAGGCTCTTATGATAGCAGTTATAGAAAGCAGCAACGTCGATATGGGAATAAACGTAGATGACTTCGCTTTACCGGGTCAGACTCAGAAGAGATGGAGCTGTCTTACTGTACAGGAGGCAAGGGTGCTAATCAGGCAGTAACATCAAGACTACTTGGTGGAGAGGTCTTCTTCCTTACCTGTCTGGGAAACGATGGAAATGCCCATATGATGAAAAGAGAACTGAAAGCCATTGATCTTGGTAGTGGAATAAGATATGTCGATTCTCCAAACGGAGTCGCCCTGATAGAGGTTTAAAGATCAGGAGAGAACAGGATAATAGTATACCCTGGTGCAAACTCTCATCTGTCTCCGGAGATCATCGCCGATTCAAGAGAAAGGCTGCTAAAAGCCGACATTCTTCTTCTTAAGAACGAAATTCCGTTCGAACAGACTCTCTTTGCAGCGAAACTCTTCAGCGAAGCCTGAAAGACGGTCATTTTTGATCCTGCACCATCAAGTAATATCGACAAGTCAATTCTACGATACGTAAGCATCATAACCCCAAACGAAATGGAAATGGCCGAGCTTGCTGGATACAATCTCGGCATTGAAGACGCTACTGCAAAGCTTCACAAGATGGGATGTGAGGATGTGCTTCTGAGGAGAGGAAATAAAGGGGTTTTCTTCTCTGGAAGATCGAAGAGTTTGGTAGTCCTGGCCTTCAAAGTAAGAGTCATAGATTCAACCGCAGCTGGCGATGTCTTCAGTGGGGCTTTTGCCTGCTCGCTGGACAGAAAACTCGATCTTCACGATTCTCTCAGGTATGCCTGTGCAGCCGCAGCATTATCGGTTACCAGAAGGGGAGCCCAGAAGTCGGTTCCTCGAAATGAAGAGATTGAAAGTCTCCTTGGCGAATGAGATTTCGAGAGTTACTGGGTGCCTTTCGAAAAACTAGATTGCTTATGAAACTGATCTAATTTGAGAAACTTCTCCTCCGTGTAACTCTCTGCGAAAGTAGGCTCAGGCTGTTTCCTTATTTTGACTGATACTAATTTAGTGTGGAGATACCTTGTAAGTATTAGAAAGATATGAATCTAAGTTTTATTGCTCGAAGTACTCTTTTAAGAGCTGAATTCATGTCGCTTTCTTATAGAGCTTATGGGTGCACAGTTTCTGTCTACTGTAACAGCAATTATGATTGAAAATCGGTACTCCAATTTGGAGAAGCAACTTTCCATTTTCGTGAAAATTATCGCGAAGGACAACGTAAGAACAGTTTTCTACGTCTCTTTTATTGGGACAGAATGAAAGAAGCGGTGGAGGTGGAAATGAAGACGAAGACAATGAATTTCTTTCATATTTTCTAGGTCATCTCGTCTTTCACAATTCTTATATATCTGGGGCAAGCATAGTTAAGGAAGAGATTATCATCGGCCGTTCTGGCGATGATTTTGAATATATGGCGGGTTTTGGAGTTCCCAAAGATAGACCCTTCAAAGCCTTGTCTTCTGGAGACAGCATCATAGTCTCGATCGCTATAGACGACAGCATTGGAGAGAGCAGACTTCAAACGCCTGTGCGGTAATAAAGATCGAACTGGCATCGATAGTGAGGCTACTAACCGATGAGAAATACTCTACTGCATATTCTCGTGGAACTCAGGTCCTAGGTGACTTGTGAATAAGGCGCACACACAAAAAATGGGGTTCTTGGAATTACCTCACGATTGTTGTAGGATTCTTTATCTCTTACTCACGAAGTGCGTGTGCGTAACAACTAATAGAAAGGAGCAAGAGAAGGAGAGCGGATACTGGAATGGAGAAGACGGAAGTCGATTTTGACCTGTTCGAGGAGTAAAGACCTGAGCGTGGAGATTGCTCTATGAATTGTTTCGAAGACTTTATAACCTTTGTTTCCGACTTAGTCTTCTCGAGAATGAATCGGTGAAGGTCATTGAAAATCAGATAGGCAGAATAACCAGGATGATCCAATTCTTGTGGCCATCTTCAGTTGAGACCTACGAGTATGTCTACGTCACATGGTTCCATAACTCTTAATATGAACCGATTGGATCTAACGAGTCCGAATTGTACGACGAGCGAAACACCGGCAACGACGATTCGGAATTCGACACATATATTCTAGTGAAGACTAAGCAGTAAGTTTTACAAAGCAGAAGCGGCCATGAAGGCCGCATTTTTTGTCGCTCCTACCAATCTACTCCTAGTAAAAGAAGAGAAAAGAGTTTATTTACGGCACCGGAAATGCTACTATTCTTCTATGTATACACAGCATTGGCGCAGGATATTGCCATTTCTTCTGTCTTCATTGATCTGCCTGCTCATTTCCATTAATCCGCGCCAGACTTCTGTCATTTCCAAATTCTTTTGCTACTTTGAGAGGAGGAGAAACAATGAAGAGAAAGTTACTGCTTTTTGCATCGCTAACGGTCTTTCTGATACTCATGTTGACTGGCTGTCCGAATGGCTCTAAAAGCTTCACGCTTACTATTATGACCTTGCCGGACGCAGGAATTCAGATTATCGTCGATTTGGTAAACAAAGTGACTCCCTTTAGTCAGAAATATCAGGAGGGGACAAATGTCGAGGTTCAAATAACGAGTCCTCAGGAAAGGGATACTTCGGCATTCGTTGGGGGTGACGATACGAAGTACACATTCCAGCAGTGGAATGATGCAAACAACACGAATCCTCGAAACGTTACCGTGAACAGCAACGTTACGTATACCGCTCAAATGGGCGTACAGTACAAAGTCGAAACCTCTTCAAACCCTGCGGGTGCAGTAGTCACGGGCGGTGGTTGGCATAACAAGAATGCAAACGCGACACTGACAGCTCTCGTCATGGACGGTTATACCTTCAGTCACTGGCTTGTAAACGGTACAAACTCGGGTTCATCGATCACTATTGGTGTTACAATTAACGAGCCCAAGAATATTGTCGCCGTTTACACTACTGACCCGGTCCCCTGCAATTTTACTGTTACCACCTCTCCAGATCTTGCGCTGGACATTGAAATAGACGGTGTGTCATTCACCTCTCCAAAAGGGATGATTGTCAACAGTGGGACAACGAAGCAAATCGCAGTAATTACTCCTCAGGAGAAAGACATATCCCCGTGGCTTTCGGGAATAGATTCGAGATACATATTTGATCAATGGAATGATGGAAACACCTCGCATACTAGAAACGTGATAGTAAACACAGATATAACATATACCGCAAATATGGACGCAGAATACAGGGTGACAGTCGATTCTTCGCCATCAGAAGTATCGGAAGTGGCAAATTTCTGGACGGCTAGAGGCAATGTGTGGCTGTTCGATTTCAGCGGAGATTTGGGCCCGTACAACTTCAGCTACTGGTATGTAAATGGTCAGAACCTTGGAAGCGCAAGGCCTATTGAGATTGTTGTTGACAAACCCTATCATGTCACGGCTGTCTTTGCCGAGCAAGAAACACAATACACATTAACGGTAACTACATCTCCGGAAACCGGACTAAACATAATCATCGTTGGTATTGCTTATGTCTCCCCAAAAACGGTAGTTCTCAACAGTGGTACTGAAGCAGAAATAGAAGTTGTCTCTCCGCAGGAAAAGGAGAAATCTGGTCAAGTAACGGGAACAGACACTCGTTTCACCTTTGTACGCTGGAGCGATACCAATACTAACAATCCAAGAACAATTACCTTGAACTCAGATATGACCTATACCGCAGAGATGAAAGTAGAGTACAAGGTGACAACGGGAACAAACCCTGCAGGCGGAACAGTTGACGGCGCGGGTTGGTATGTTGCTGAAACCGTGAAGAATTTCACTGCTCCAGTAAGAGCCGGTTACACCTTTTCACACTGGGTTATTAACGGAGCAAACATGGGAGATGCAAACCCTATAGCTGTTAATGTCAACTCTCCCAAGAATGTGATTGCATACTACAATGCTGAGACTACGACCAAGAATATCTTTGGAACCGTTACTCCATACACGGGAAACATAAAGACTGCGGACCTAAATAAGATAGAGATACTCTCCAATACTGAGATAAGAACCACGTATGACAGACCTGAATTCATAGAAAACGAATATCTTCTAAAGGTGGAATCATTCAAAGAGGTGGAGTCTTCATTCAGTAGTGCCTCTATCGCGTCGATCGATGTAATAGAAAGAATAGAGAATTATTATGGTGAATTGAAGTACCTGCACGTTAGAACAACAGCAAGCGAGGAGGAATTGAAAAGACTCCCGGGAGTTGTTCAGGTGTCGAAGAACAGCCTATTCTACGCACTTAGTACCACCCCGAACGATCCCTCATACCCCGTTCAGTGGAACTACCCTGTCATGAATTTACCTCAAGCTTGGGATTACACGGTTGGATCTAGAAGCGTTGTAGTAGCGGTAATTGACTCGGGATTCAGCACTAGCCATCCCGATCTCTCCGGAATCTTTGAATCTGGGTATAACTTCATAGACAGCAATACAGATGTCTCAGAACCTCTCGAATCCGAGGACAGCCACGGAACTCACGTTGTTGGAACGATCGCCGCGCTCACGAATAACGCACTGGGTGTCTCCGGCGTTACCTGGGGAGGACTGGGAATCACACTAATACCCATCAGAGGAATAAAGGACGCTGCCGCACTTATGAACAGCCTAATCTATGCAGTCGATCATGGAGCGAAGATAATTAACATGAGTCTAGGAGGAGCAGTAGACAGTCCTGCCGTTCACGACGCTGTGAAATACGCGGCCAGAAATGGAGTAGTGATGGTCGCAGCATCCGGCAACAATGGAGACGGTAATATTCTTTATCCTGCTCGCTATCCAGAGACTATTGCTGTTGGAGCGATATGGGAAGACGAAGGTACAATCAAGATATCGCCTTACTCATGTTATGGGTCTGAGCTTGATGTTGTGGCACCCGGTGGATATATGAGATCAGGCACCGATCCAAACGGAATATACAGCACCGGATGGACTCCCTCGGGCAACACCTACATGTACATGCAGGGAACATCGATGGCTACGCCACATGTCACAGGCCTTGTGGCTCTTCTAATGGGAGCCGGTTTGACTGATCCGGATGATATTAGAAACGTACTGCATAATACGGCCATAGATCTCGGATCTCCTGGAAGAGATGACGATTACGGGTGGGGACTTGTAGATGCCGAAGCTGCGCTTGATTCGATTGCCTCTCCACAGGAGTTCA encodes:
- a CDS encoding D-ribose ABC transporter substrate-binding protein, which encodes MKKLLVITVFLVAASAFLFGATYRIGLSLSTLNNPFFVTLRDGALQAAAGLGVEVIVADGRDNPAKQLGDIEDFVQQKLDLIVINPTDSDAIVTAVEEANKAGIPVITVDRGASGGMVIAHIASDNVAGGMMAGEYVAMLLGGKGNVVELEGIVGTSAARDRGEGFGAAISKYPDIKIVAKQVANFNRAEGLVVMENILQANPNIDAVFAHNDEMALGAIEAIKAAGLLDKIKVVGFDAIDDAVAAVNAGEMAATVAQQPFLMGQLAVVKAFEYLTIGTIYIPVDLQLVTSK
- a CDS encoding PfkB family carbohydrate kinase, which gives rise to MELSYCTGGKGANQAVTSRLLGGEVFFLTCLGNDGNAHMMKRELKAIDLGSGIRYVDSPNGVALIEV
- a CDS encoding PfkB family carbohydrate kinase, giving the protein MLRYVSIITPNEMEMAELAGYNLGIEDATAKLHKMGCEDVLLRRGNKGVFFSGRSKSLVVLAFKVRVIDSTAAGDVFSGAFACSLDRKLDLHDSLRYACAAAALSVTRRGAQKSVPRNEEIESLLGE
- a CDS encoding S8 family peptidase yields the protein MKRKLLLFASLTVFLILMLTGCPNGSKSFTLTIMTLPDAGIQIIVDLVNKVTPFSQKYQEGTNVEVQITSPQERDTSAFVGGDDTKYTFQQWNDANNTNPRNVTVNSNVTYTAQMGVQYKVETSSNPAGAVVTGGGWHNKNANATLTALVMDGYTFSHWLVNGTNSGSSITIGVTINEPKNIVAVYTTDPVPCNFTVTTSPDLALDIEIDGVSFTSPKGMIVNSGTTKQIAVITPQEKDISPWLSGIDSRYIFDQWNDGNTSHTRNVIVNTDITYTANMDAEYRVTVDSSPSEVSEVANFWTARGNVWLFDFSGDLGPYNFSYWYVNGQNLGSARPIEIVVDKPYHVTAVFAEQETQYTLTVTTSPETGLNIIIVGIAYVSPKTVVLNSGTEAEIEVVSPQEKEKSGQVTGTDTRFTFVRWSDTNTNNPRTITLNSDMTYTAEMKVEYKVTTGTNPAGGTVDGAGWYVAETVKNFTAPVRAGYTFSHWVINGANMGDANPIAVNVNSPKNVIAYYNAETTTKNIFGTVTPYTGNIKTADLNKIEILSNTEIRTTYDRPEFIENEYLLKVESFKEVESSFSSASIASIDVIERIENYYGELKYLHVRTTASEEELKRLPGVVQVSKNSLFYALSTTPNDPSYPVQWNYPVMNLPQAWDYTVGSRSVVVAVIDSGFSTSHPDLSGIFESGYNFIDSNTDVSEPLESEDSHGTHVVGTIAALTNNALGVSGVTWGGLGITLIPIRGIKDAAALMNSLIYAVDHGAKIINMSLGGAVDSPAVHDAVKYAARNGVVMVAASGNNGDGNILYPARYPETIAVGAIWEDEGTIKISPYSCYGSELDVVAPGGYMRSGTDPNGIYSTGWTPSGNTYMYMQGTSMATPHVTGLVALLMGAGLTDPDDIRNVLHNTAIDLGSPGRDDDYGWGLVDAEAALDSIASPQEFKVFLRNPSTGTNIASTNLSDSGAYHFSDVSSTQVKIFAWRDMDESGTIDTGDLLGYFNYSGGTPDLDNAQTVTLSGGDNWVDFEFAPIVGD